TACTTATACTTATCAAGCGTGGCAATGTTACATACTTGCGCACAATTGGACATCCATAATACATGAATCAGTTGCATGTCGACGAGCTCTTGTACCCCTCAAGTCTGAGCTTGCCGCCGTACTGCTCGGGCAGCTGAGATACATCGATAGCGTCCCGGAGCGTGGAGTCGAGGTCTTTGTCAGCTACAAAGACAAACTTCTTCTTGGTGTTGTCGTCGATGAAGGGGTACACCATCTTCCACGCCGCCATGAACACGTAAGGCACGTGGATCAGGAACACCCGACCCAGCCGCTCCGGGTAGTAGTTCTGCATGATCTCCAACGCCGCCAGCTTCGCCCGAATGTCACAGTTGGCATACCCCCACCCCTTCAGGTCCACCACGGACGCAAACTTCTCCTGCCCCGCCGGCAACCTGAAGAATACACACATAGATGGACACATATATGTCAATAATCCACTAACTATTGACTAGTAGGATTACTTGCGCATTCAGCTTTACGTACTTGGTGCAGGTGTTGTCGAGAATGTAGACAACGTAGCGCTTGAACTCCTCGAGGTCGCGCTTGGCGGCGAAGTGCCGGTTGCCGAAGAGGTAGATCATGGGGCGGCCCGTCTTGTCGAAGCCTTGCACGTAGAGCTTGTCCTGCACGAGCTCGCCGCGCACATCGGCCTCAGTGATGGAGCCGCGCGGCTGGGCGGCTCGTTTCCAGGCGAGGTACTTGAGGAACATCGCCGACGCCTTGCTGATGTTGTGGTCCCGGGCTCGCAGGAACCGCCGCAGCATGAAGTCGTCCTCCTCCTGCACGCATGCATCTATGTGAGCGGTTGATCGACGGTGGGATGAAGGTCCACGTCGACGATGGTGCATGATTGAATGAACGGTTGATTGCACTGTACAGAAAGAATTTGAAGGACCAAGTGGCGCGGAGGTGGAGTCGACAAGGATCGATCACGAGGTGTTGGTGAGCATTTACGACGGACTTTTCTCAGCACGAGCTATGTGTGGGTGGTTCGATCGATCAAAGCTATGGCTGGCCGGCCCCATTTCCACCCGTGCCAATAAATTCGGTACCGCGCCAACGATGTGATGTGTGTGCCACCTGTACTAGCCAGTACTCCATGTTTTCCACTGCCAAAATACTGTCGGAAATTCATGTGTGCACG
This window of the Triticum aestivum cultivar Chinese Spring chromosome 5D, IWGSC CS RefSeq v2.1, whole genome shotgun sequence genome carries:
- the LOC123123813 gene encoding phosphatidylinositol transfer protein 3, which produces MESGGEEQARQNGHGGDGGDPAEWKKVAELRAVVEAQDPAAKEEDDFMLRRFLRARDHNISKASAMFLKYLAWKRAAQPRGSITEADVRGELVQDKLYVQGFDKTGRPMIYLFGNRHFAAKRDLEEFKRYVVYILDNTCTKLPAGQEKFASVVDLKGWGYANCDIRAKLAALEIMQNYYPERLGRVFLIHVPYVFMAAWKMVYPFIDDNTKKKFVFVADKDLDSTLRDAIDVSQLPEQYGGKLRLEGYKSSSTCN